A genomic window from Sulfurospirillum diekertiae includes:
- the folK gene encoding 2-amino-4-hydroxy-6-hydroxymethyldihydropteridine diphosphokinase: MKLERIRFFPTCKKARAPFSHRVVIGLGGNQGDVKKRFVKLYRLFLNDPRFFIQESSMVFQNPPFGYLDQPDFYNAVIVLQTSLRAKALLKVLLHVEHIFGRIRLFKNGPRTLDLDIIFFDNQTIHQPNLIVPHPKWSERASVIVPLFTLKSFKG; encoded by the coding sequence GTGAAGTTAGAACGTATCCGATTTTTCCCTACATGTAAAAAAGCCAGAGCTCCTTTTTCACACCGTGTAGTCATAGGTCTTGGTGGCAATCAAGGCGATGTCAAAAAGCGTTTTGTGAAACTGTATCGCCTGTTTTTAAATGACCCACGTTTTTTTATTCAAGAGAGTTCCATGGTGTTCCAAAATCCACCGTTTGGCTACCTTGATCAACCCGATTTTTACAATGCGGTTATTGTGTTGCAAACATCTCTACGTGCAAAAGCATTGCTTAAAGTGCTTTTACATGTAGAGCATATTTTTGGACGCATCAGACTCTTTAAAAATGGACCAAGAACGCTGGATTTGGATATAATATTTTTCGATAATCAAACGATCCATCAACCTAACTTAATTGTTCCCCACCCTAAATGGTCGGAACGTGCATCGGTTATCGTTCCACTCTTTACGCTAAAAAGTTTTAAAGGATAG
- the flhF gene encoding flagellar biosynthesis protein FlhF — protein sequence MEVKFHTFSGETPAEALKQAQQDCGENALVISTKQIRKKTISTSALYEVVVAIEDDQPTPAPKKPEPKVENKYKSGEDVLFSLSEAAKQISQIAQATGDMGGSNASRETERAQNNEGIGEIKCEINKLADKIKLIQEMFWEERAPHRNHLAIPSEFSEIYKLAKTSGMGEDHLENIMNLTLEHMPVRMKNSSETIKRYFQVLLRKLIPVRMEAELPKGNKRVMMFVGPTGVGKTTTIAKLAARYSYIQEKRAKVGIITLDTYRIGAVEQLFQYAKMMRLPIEDVVDPSDFNNALSSLSHCDVILIDTVGSSQYDKDKLVKLNKFLQSSQLQIDVNLVLSAGSKLEDLKEIYKNFSFLDIDTLIFTKFDETKVFGTIFSLIYDIDKPVSYFSIGQEVPDDIVPASSDFLVECILDGFEKKRGEYGNAGE from the coding sequence ATAGAGGTGAAATTTCATACGTTTAGTGGTGAAACACCAGCAGAAGCACTTAAACAGGCTCAACAAGACTGCGGTGAAAATGCGCTTGTGATAAGCACCAAACAGATTCGCAAAAAGACGATTAGCACTTCCGCACTCTATGAAGTGGTTGTTGCCATTGAAGACGATCAACCAACTCCTGCCCCCAAAAAACCAGAACCAAAAGTTGAGAACAAATATAAAAGTGGCGAAGATGTCCTCTTTAGCCTCTCTGAAGCGGCAAAACAAATCTCTCAAATTGCACAAGCTACGGGTGATATGGGGGGCTCAAATGCTTCAAGAGAAACAGAGCGAGCTCAAAATAACGAGGGCATCGGCGAGATTAAATGTGAAATCAATAAGCTTGCCGATAAAATCAAGCTGATTCAAGAGATGTTCTGGGAAGAGCGTGCCCCACACCGCAATCATTTAGCCATTCCTTCAGAATTTTCAGAGATCTATAAACTCGCAAAAACCAGTGGTATGGGCGAAGATCATTTAGAAAATATTATGAATCTTACGTTAGAGCATATGCCCGTTCGTATGAAAAATAGTTCTGAGACGATCAAACGTTATTTTCAAGTGTTGCTTCGTAAACTCATTCCTGTACGGATGGAAGCAGAACTTCCTAAAGGCAATAAGCGCGTGATGATGTTTGTGGGACCTACCGGTGTGGGAAAAACAACGACGATTGCAAAGTTGGCAGCACGTTACTCGTACATTCAAGAAAAGCGCGCCAAAGTGGGTATTATCACCCTTGATACTTATAGAATTGGTGCAGTAGAACAACTCTTTCAGTATGCTAAAATGATGCGCTTACCGATAGAGGATGTGGTTGATCCGAGTGATTTTAATAACGCTCTTTCATCGCTCAGCCATTGCGATGTGATTTTGATTGATACCGTAGGAAGCTCACAGTACGATAAAGATAAACTGGTGAAACTGAATAAGTTTTTACAAAGCTCACAATTACAAATTGACGTTAACTTAGTGCTCTCCGCAGGTAGTAAGCTTGAAGATCTTAAAGAGATCTACAAAAATTTCTCTTTTTTAGATATTGATACCCTGATTTTTACAAAATTTGATGAAACAAAGGTTTTTGGAACGATATTTTCTTTGATTTACGATATTGACAAACCTGTAAGTTATTTTTCCATTGGTCAAGAGGTGCCTGACGACATAGTTCCTGCATCCAGTGATTTTTTGGTTGAATGTATTTTAGATGGCTTTGAGAAAAAAAGAGGTGAATATGGAAACGCAGGCGAATAA
- a CDS encoding MinD/ParA family protein, translating into METQANKLQELVGAASANEHSHTKFIAITSGKGGVGKSTVSANMANILANNGYKVGLFDADIGLANLDVILNVRIDKNILHVLKGECTLADVIVPIKKNLLLIPGESGDEILKYSEQFLFERFLEETKVLDDLDFMIIDTGAGIGGHIQLFLEAADEVIVVTVPDPAAITDAYATIKITSKTQSNIHVILNMTKSEKEAQLIFDKINKVAMANIGNGLKLNLIGKLPEDKLISKSIKQRTLFTNDAPNSLAALDMKRIVNNLVYKLERKVLKTDTNKSFGSFFKRIIEQF; encoded by the coding sequence ATGGAAACGCAGGCGAATAAACTCCAAGAACTAGTCGGCGCAGCTTCTGCTAACGAACATAGCCATACAAAATTTATTGCCATCACAAGCGGCAAGGGTGGCGTGGGTAAAAGTACAGTCAGTGCTAATATGGCAAATATCTTAGCAAATAATGGTTATAAAGTAGGGCTCTTTGATGCCGACATTGGCTTAGCAAACCTCGATGTCATTCTCAATGTTCGTATCGATAAAAATATTTTACATGTACTTAAAGGTGAGTGTACACTAGCAGATGTCATTGTCCCTATTAAAAAAAATCTTTTGCTGATTCCTGGTGAAAGTGGCGACGAGATCTTAAAATATTCCGAACAGTTTTTGTTTGAGCGCTTTTTGGAAGAGACCAAAGTACTGGATGATCTTGACTTTATGATTATTGATACAGGTGCTGGTATTGGGGGACATATTCAACTCTTTTTAGAAGCAGCCGATGAGGTTATTGTAGTAACGGTTCCTGACCCTGCTGCCATTACCGATGCGTATGCAACCATTAAGATTACCAGCAAAACGCAGTCTAATATTCATGTGATTTTGAATATGACCAAAAGCGAAAAAGAGGCACAACTCATTTTTGATAAGATCAATAAAGTAGCTATGGCAAATATTGGTAATGGTTTAAAGCTTAATCTTATAGGTAAACTGCCTGAGGATAAACTCATCTCCAAGAGCATTAAACAGCGCACACTTTTTACCAATGATGCACCCAATTCACTGGCTGCCCTTGATATGAAACGGATTGTCAACAATTTAGTTTATAAATTGGAACGAAAAGTGCTTAAAACTGATACAAATAAGAGCTTCGGAAGCTTTTTTAAGCGTATTATTGAGCAATTTTAG
- a CDS encoding RNA polymerase sigma factor FliA, producing MNPTVKKQPNPYSQNLKKEQDELVLQYLPAVRAMAYRLRERLPASVDVNDLISIGTEEMIKLSRRYDKDQNDSFWGYGKKRVYGSMLDFLRSLDTMSRANRRLIKMVDNEITAYLSEHGNEPDDAYLAKALNEDIEKIAEARNSSMIVSVMSLNEQITILSGEDTAQKVEKDELMEMIQSILLTFGEREQMIIQLYYFEELNLKEISEVLDISESRISQIHKKLLAKIKEQLGINHG from the coding sequence ATGAATCCTACAGTAAAAAAGCAGCCTAATCCTTACAGTCAAAATCTTAAAAAAGAGCAAGACGAACTCGTTTTGCAATATCTCCCAGCAGTGCGCGCTATGGCGTATCGTCTTCGTGAGAGACTTCCTGCTTCGGTAGACGTCAACGATCTTATTTCGATTGGAACGGAAGAGATGATAAAACTCTCTCGCCGTTATGATAAAGACCAAAATGATTCTTTTTGGGGATATGGTAAAAAACGTGTTTATGGTTCGATGCTTGATTTTTTGCGCTCCTTAGATACAATGAGCAGAGCTAATAGACGTTTAATAAAAATGGTTGATAACGAGATTACTGCTTACTTGAGTGAGCATGGAAATGAACCTGATGATGCTTACTTGGCAAAAGCTTTGAATGAAGATATCGAAAAAATTGCTGAAGCACGCAATAGCTCAATGATCGTTTCAGTGATGTCTTTAAATGAGCAAATTACAATTTTATCAGGTGAAGATACTGCGCAGAAAGTCGAAAAAGATGAACTCATGGAGATGATTCAGAGTATTCTTTTAACCTTTGGTGAACGTGAGCAGATGATTATTCAGCTTTATTATTTCGAAGAGCTTAACCTCAAAGAGATCAGTGAAGTTTTGGATATTAGTGAGTCGAGAATTTCTCAAATTCATAAAAAGCTTTTAGCAAAGATCAAAGAACAATTGGGAATTAACCATGGCTGA
- the fliM gene encoding flagellar motor switch protein FliM, translating to MADILSQEEIDALLEVVEEDGDTLSTENESSDTRQVILYDFKSPNRVSKEQLRAVKGIHDKMARNLASQISSIMRSIVEIQLHSVDQMTYGEFLMSLPSPTSFNVFSIKPLDGNCIIEINPSIAFPMIDRLLGGLGESYESTRELTDIELNLLDAILRIIMQRLKEGWAPITDMYPTVETKESSPNVVQIVSQNEIVIMVVMEIIIGNSSGMINLCYPVIYLEPILSRLANRDIMLGETSAKKSRNKELNTLISRAEVFNEAIIGQAELSVGELLELKKGDIVRLDRPADDKAIVMIDKKELFLAEIGLHRFRKSIKIESLVKTDKDEVKSALEELEHIRKSKISSFDTTQQG from the coding sequence ATGGCTGATATACTAAGTCAAGAAGAGATTGACGCACTTTTAGAAGTTGTTGAAGAGGATGGCGACACTCTCTCGACAGAAAATGAGAGTAGCGATACCAGGCAAGTCATCCTTTATGATTTTAAAAGTCCTAATCGTGTTTCTAAAGAGCAGTTACGTGCGGTTAAAGGTATTCACGATAAAATGGCGCGAAATCTTGCTTCTCAAATCTCTTCTATTATGCGAAGTATTGTTGAAATTCAGCTTCATTCTGTCGATCAAATGACCTATGGCGAATTTTTGATGTCTCTACCTAGTCCAACAAGCTTCAACGTTTTTTCGATTAAGCCACTCGATGGTAATTGTATTATTGAAATTAACCCGTCCATTGCCTTTCCGATGATCGATAGACTTTTAGGCGGTCTTGGTGAGTCGTATGAATCGACACGTGAACTTACAGACATTGAATTAAATCTATTGGACGCCATTTTGCGTATTATTATGCAACGCCTTAAAGAAGGATGGGCGCCAATTACAGATATGTATCCAACGGTTGAGACCAAAGAATCCAGTCCAAACGTTGTTCAAATTGTTTCACAAAATGAAATCGTCATTATGGTGGTCATGGAGATTATTATAGGAAATTCCAGTGGGATGATTAACCTGTGTTATCCTGTTATTTATTTGGAGCCAATTCTCTCTCGTTTAGCAAATCGTGATATTATGTTGGGTGAAACTAGCGCTAAAAAAAGTCGTAATAAAGAGCTTAATACGCTTATTTCGCGTGCCGAAGTTTTTAATGAAGCGATTATTGGGCAAGCAGAGTTGAGTGTGGGTGAACTTTTGGAACTTAAAAAAGGTGACATTGTCAGACTAGATCGCCCTGCTGATGATAAAGCTATTGTCATGATTGATAAAAAAGAGCTCTTTTTAGCGGAAATTGGTTTGCATCGTTTTCGTAAATCAATTAAAATAGAGAGTTTGGTTAAAACAGATAAAGATGAGGTTAAGAGTGCTTTAGAAGAATTAGAGCACATTCGAAAATCAAAAATTTCATCCTTTGATACAACGCAACAGGGGTAA
- the fliY gene encoding flagellar motor switch protein FliY gives MNTFVQLLQQEVVSTIEGLTGIAPTVELNAEESGESKLTLSPPLAKLDITVGGELHGKMRVTMATSIATAIGDMMLGGEGNEKEDMDAEDLDATKEIISNILSSFSRSLGSQKNMPKLEFEIENVEYIDPNSTIDFKGFEKLFIYNLAVHNSHDTIAFAITHELTPLIGEEVSAPSASSAAAQEFIFEEPKKVVTNMSPEELSNIELIKDVRLPIRVRIGSKKMLLKDVLSMDIGSVIELDQLANDPLEILVGDKVIAMGEVVIVDGNFGVQIGEIGTKRERLEKLR, from the coding sequence GTGAATACATTTGTACAATTATTACAGCAAGAGGTAGTCTCGACAATAGAGGGGTTAACGGGTATTGCACCTACCGTTGAACTTAACGCAGAAGAGAGTGGTGAGAGCAAACTCACACTCAGCCCTCCACTCGCCAAACTCGATATTACTGTGGGTGGTGAACTGCATGGTAAGATGCGTGTTACGATGGCAACATCTATTGCAACTGCCATTGGTGACATGATGCTAGGTGGTGAAGGTAATGAAAAGGAGGACATGGATGCTGAAGATCTTGATGCAACCAAAGAGATTATCTCTAACATCCTTAGCTCTTTTTCACGCTCACTTGGTAGCCAAAAAAATATGCCTAAACTTGAATTTGAAATTGAAAATGTTGAGTATATAGATCCGAACAGTACGATTGATTTTAAGGGCTTTGAGAAGCTTTTTATTTATAATTTAGCTGTTCACAATTCGCATGATACCATTGCATTTGCTATTACGCATGAACTGACTCCTCTTATTGGTGAAGAGGTTTCCGCCCCATCTGCTTCATCTGCGGCAGCACAAGAATTTATATTTGAAGAACCTAAAAAAGTTGTCACAAATATGAGTCCCGAAGAGCTTAGCAATATCGAACTTATTAAAGATGTTAGGCTTCCAATTCGTGTACGTATTGGCTCTAAAAAAATGCTTTTAAAAGATGTTTTGAGTATGGATATAGGTTCTGTGATTGAACTTGATCAATTAGCAAATGATCCATTAGAAATCCTTGTTGGCGATAAAGTTATTGCCATGGGTGAAGTGGTGATTGTAGATGGTAACTTTGGTGTACAAATAGGTGAAATTGGTACCAAACGTGAACGACTTGAAAAATTACGATAG
- a CDS encoding TIGR00730 family Rossman fold protein, whose translation MQQQKHIKDTERSNEWSVLRIMSDFVKGFDELQDLGPSVTFFGSARFHANNRYYQDAHTLAYKLGKKGYSIITGGSKGIMEAANKGGFDSEKCQSIGLNINLPHEQSGNQYTTKHLNFDYFFVRKVMLVKYSLAYVIFPGGFGTLDEFFEALTLTQTGKITKISIFLYGKDYWEKLLDFIKTTMVEHHTIRPEDVELIILTDDLDEIVTKIDERLVLYINELKNEGLEHSHYYQKAVEFLSNQE comes from the coding sequence ATGCAACAACAAAAACATATTAAAGATACGGAACGTAGTAATGAGTGGAGTGTTCTTCGGATTATGTCAGATTTTGTCAAAGGATTTGATGAACTTCAAGATTTAGGACCTTCTGTTACTTTTTTTGGTAGTGCTAGATTTCACGCCAATAATCGTTATTATCAAGATGCACATACACTTGCGTATAAGTTAGGGAAGAAAGGCTATTCCATTATTACCGGGGGCTCAAAAGGAATTATGGAAGCAGCCAATAAAGGTGGCTTTGATTCTGAAAAATGCCAATCTATAGGGCTGAATATTAATCTTCCACATGAACAATCAGGTAATCAATACACCACGAAACATCTTAATTTTGATTATTTTTTTGTACGTAAAGTAATGTTGGTTAAATACTCTCTTGCCTATGTTATCTTTCCAGGCGGTTTTGGAACACTTGACGAATTTTTTGAAGCGTTAACATTGACTCAAACAGGAAAAATTACTAAAATTAGTATTTTTTTGTATGGCAAAGATTATTGGGAAAAGCTACTTGATTTTATTAAAACAACCATGGTAGAACATCATACCATTCGCCCTGAAGATGTTGAGCTCATTATTCTTACCGATGATCTGGATGAGATTGTTACGAAAATAGATGAGCGTTTGGTGCTTTATATTAATGAGCTTAAAAATGAAGGTTTGGAGCATAGTCATTACTATCAAAAAGCTGTAGAATTTTTATCAAATCAAGAGTAA
- a CDS encoding glycosyltransferase family 2 protein, which translates to MESVKISVVSPIYGCKECLFELYDRLVKTLSQITDNFEIILVNDACPQASWERIVMLCAKDARVKGINLSRNFGQHYAITAGLDHAKGDWVVVMDCDLQDRPEEIIKLYNKALDGYDIVFGKRVERQDTFLKRLGSQVFNRVLEYFTETKHDNSIANFGIYAQKVVETINRYREQSRDFLLFAQMVGFKKAEIEIEHAARAYGSSSYNLSKLIRLAIDSIVSHSNKPLRLSIQLGFFIALISLIYACWLVIRYFFYHTPAEGWTSLMVSMFFMFGLLFAIIGIAGLYIGKIFDEVKRRPLYIIQETINL; encoded by the coding sequence GTGGAGTCTGTCAAAATTAGTGTCGTTTCTCCCATTTATGGCTGTAAAGAGTGCTTGTTTGAACTGTATGACCGTTTGGTTAAAACACTCAGCCAAATCACAGATAATTTTGAAATTATTTTGGTGAATGATGCCTGTCCTCAAGCTTCTTGGGAGCGTATAGTGATGTTGTGTGCTAAAGATGCACGTGTTAAAGGCATCAATCTTTCACGTAATTTTGGTCAACATTATGCCATTACCGCGGGACTTGATCATGCCAAAGGCGATTGGGTTGTTGTGATGGATTGTGATTTGCAGGATAGACCTGAAGAGATCATCAAGCTTTACAACAAAGCATTGGATGGCTATGATATTGTCTTTGGCAAACGTGTTGAACGTCAAGATACTTTCCTTAAACGCCTTGGTTCCCAAGTGTTTAACAGAGTTTTAGAGTATTTTACTGAGACCAAACATGATAATAGCATTGCCAATTTTGGTATTTATGCTCAAAAGGTTGTGGAAACAATTAATCGTTACCGTGAACAAAGTAGGGACTTTTTGTTGTTTGCTCAAATGGTAGGATTTAAAAAGGCTGAGATTGAGATTGAGCATGCTGCACGTGCGTATGGATCATCTTCCTATAATCTTTCCAAATTGATCCGTTTAGCCATTGATTCCATTGTGTCACACTCTAACAAGCCATTAAGACTCTCTATTCAGTTAGGATTTTTTATTGCGTTAATTAGTCTTATCTATGCCTGTTGGCTCGTGATTCGTTACTTTTTCTATCATACGCCAGCGGAAGGTTGGACCAGCTTAATGGTATCCATGTTTTTCATGTTTGGACTGCTGTTTGCCATTATTGGCATTGCAGGGCTTTACATTGGGAAGATTTTTGATGAGGTTAAAAGACGACCTCTTTATATTATTCAAGAGACAATTAATTTATGA
- a CDS encoding WbqC family protein, with protein MKKIAILQSNYIPWKGYFDIIGSVDEFVLYDDMQYTKNDWRNRNKIKTQNGLQWLSIPVRQESLHQKINETKIIDPKWNVNHWRSISQSYAKAPHFKAYKEQMEALYMSATMETISEINRHFIDAICAMLEIKTVIRDSREFVLADGKSERLLALCQDLGATTYLSGPAARDYLDESIFKEAGIAVEWMDYSGYEEYHQLFPPFEHGVSVIDLILNEGENAKNFLKSTPK; from the coding sequence ATGAAAAAAATAGCAATTTTACAATCAAACTATATCCCATGGAAGGGATATTTTGACATTATTGGCAGTGTGGACGAATTTGTCCTCTATGATGATATGCAGTACACCAAAAATGATTGGCGTAACCGCAATAAAATTAAAACGCAAAATGGGCTTCAGTGGTTGAGCATTCCTGTGCGCCAAGAGAGTTTGCACCAAAAAATCAATGAAACCAAGATTATTGATCCAAAATGGAACGTCAATCATTGGCGTAGTATTTCCCAAAGCTATGCCAAGGCTCCACATTTTAAAGCGTACAAAGAGCAAATGGAAGCGTTGTATATGAGCGCAACCATGGAGACGATTAGCGAGATCAATCGTCATTTTATTGATGCCATCTGCGCAATGCTTGAGATCAAAACGGTCATTCGAGACTCACGCGAGTTTGTTTTAGCCGATGGTAAGAGTGAGCGACTCTTAGCACTCTGTCAAGATTTGGGTGCGACAACGTATCTGAGTGGTCCAGCGGCGCGTGATTATCTGGATGAATCTATTTTTAAAGAAGCGGGGATAGCAGTCGAGTGGATGGATTACAGTGGGTATGAAGAATACCACCAACTTTTCCCTCCCTTTGAACATGGCGTTAGTGTGATCGATCTGATCTTAAATGAAGGCGAAAATGCCAAAAACTTTTTAAAGAGTACACCAAAATGA
- the rffA gene encoding dTDP-4-amino-4,6-dideoxygalactose transaminase: MIHFNKPPLTGNEEKYLLETLHSLKMSGDGVFGKRCQKWFEERYHCSKTLLTPSCTHALEMAALLLEIKEGDEVIMPSYTFVSTADAFALRGAKIVFIDVRPETMNIDERLIEAAITPKTKVIVPVHYAGVGCNMDIIMDIARRHNLFVVEDAAQGFESTYKGKPLGTIGHLGAFSFHETKNVTSGGEGGLLLINDERFLQRAEIIREKGTNRSQFFRGMVDKYSWVDIGSSYLPCEFQSAYLWGQLEMVDTIQTHRLNSWKAYYERLEPLAKKGLIELPFIPDGCSHNAHMFYLKVKDLEERTALLEKFKELNIGAVFHYIPLHSAPAGLKFGHFFGKDIYTTKESERLIRLPMYYGLTLEEIDSVCEVLIKWSAR; encoded by the coding sequence ATGATACATTTTAATAAACCTCCTTTAACCGGAAATGAAGAGAAATATCTTTTAGAAACACTGCACAGCCTTAAAATGTCAGGCGATGGTGTTTTTGGAAAGCGTTGTCAAAAATGGTTTGAAGAACGCTATCACTGTTCTAAAACCTTGCTTACCCCGTCATGTACCCATGCGCTTGAAATGGCTGCTTTGTTACTCGAAATCAAAGAGGGTGATGAAGTCATTATGCCAAGTTACACGTTTGTGAGCACCGCTGATGCGTTTGCCTTGCGTGGTGCGAAGATCGTTTTTATTGATGTTCGACCTGAAACGATGAATATTGACGAACGACTCATTGAAGCAGCGATTACCCCTAAAACCAAAGTGATTGTTCCAGTGCATTATGCTGGTGTAGGATGTAATATGGATATTATTATGGATATTGCACGTCGCCATAATCTTTTTGTCGTGGAAGACGCTGCACAAGGGTTTGAGTCAACGTATAAAGGCAAGCCACTTGGAACGATTGGGCACTTGGGTGCGTTTAGTTTCCATGAAACAAAGAATGTGACCAGTGGTGGTGAAGGTGGATTATTACTGATTAATGATGAGCGTTTTTTACAACGTGCCGAAATTATCCGTGAAAAAGGAACCAATCGTAGCCAATTTTTTAGAGGAATGGTGGACAAATACAGTTGGGTAGATATTGGGAGTAGCTATTTGCCTTGTGAATTTCAATCTGCCTACTTGTGGGGGCAACTTGAAATGGTGGATACCATTCAAACACACCGACTCAACAGTTGGAAAGCGTACTATGAGAGACTTGAACCACTGGCAAAAAAAGGGTTGATCGAGCTTCCCTTTATTCCTGATGGATGCTCTCACAATGCACATATGTTTTATTTAAAAGTGAAAGATTTGGAAGAGAGAACCGCGCTTTTAGAAAAATTCAAAGAGCTTAATATTGGTGCTGTTTTTCATTATATCCCATTGCATAGTGCACCTGCTGGATTAAAATTTGGACATTTCTTTGGGAAAGATATTTATACTACAAAGGAGAGTGAGCGTTTGATTCGCCTTCCAATGTATTATGGCTTGACACTCGAAGAGATCGATTCTGTTTGTGAAGTTTTGATAAAATGGAGTGCACGTTAA
- a CDS encoding EamA family transporter, whose amino-acid sequence MAHLYIFGTIFFTVYGQLVIKWRIPFHGHLPDASAEKLFFLLKLFLDPFILSGFVSAFIASLCWMAAMTKFELSYAYPFMGLTFVVVFVSSVFLFSESVTLYKILGLALIVLGIFISSRA is encoded by the coding sequence ATGGCGCATTTATACATCTTTGGAACGATTTTTTTTACCGTCTATGGTCAGCTTGTGATCAAATGGCGTATCCCTTTTCATGGGCATTTACCCGATGCATCAGCTGAAAAACTCTTCTTTTTACTCAAACTTTTTTTAGACCCATTTATTTTGAGTGGTTTTGTTTCTGCATTTATCGCCTCTTTATGTTGGATGGCAGCTATGACAAAGTTTGAACTCAGCTACGCTTATCCGTTTATGGGACTTACCTTTGTGGTTGTTTTTGTCTCTTCGGTCTTTTTATTTAGTGAAAGCGTTACTCTTTATAAAATCCTTGGTCTTGCCTTGATCGTGCTGGGAATTTTTATCTCCAGTCGCGCCTAA
- a CDS encoding EF-hand domain-containing protein codes for MKKALMLLTMVSFVGLNLFAADTTRGPLAFEAYDKNKDGVITKEEFDAVKAERMSARAEAGMPMRNAANSPDFAYFDTNKDGKITKEELQDGQLRRMRSR; via the coding sequence ATGAAAAAAGCACTCATGCTTTTAACCATGGTAAGTTTTGTAGGTTTAAATCTTTTTGCCGCAGATACAACGCGTGGACCTCTTGCATTTGAAGCGTATGATAAAAACAAAGATGGGGTCATTACCAAAGAAGAGTTTGATGCAGTGAAAGCTGAGCGTATGAGCGCAAGGGCGGAAGCGGGGATGCCTATGAGAAATGCTGCCAATTCACCTGATTTTGCCTACTTTGATACCAACAAAGACGGTAAAATTACTAAAGAAGAGCTGCAAGATGGACAGCTCAGACGTATGCGCTCTCGCTAA
- a CDS encoding DUF4405 domain-containing protein, which translates to MYSLRRFISLCIGFSFLVMSYTGIILFLSPKGRVANWTNWEILGLDKTHYTHLHVTFMVLFLVGMLFHIYLNWNALINYLMNKSREFSLFTKEFLLALGLNLLFLFGTLYYWVPFEQFLDFQDEIKASWEKKADQAPYGHAELSSLEEFSQRTNSNVITIMSQLNAHQIQGATLTKSIAQIAKENGKSPAQIFDIINTKPQPQSSSSGGGYGKLTLKEASIQQAFELEKALQIIHEKGFNATENSTLKECAEALHVKPIELLELLKTIQTKESK; encoded by the coding sequence ATGTACTCGCTCAGACGCTTTATCTCTTTATGTATCGGATTTTCTTTTCTTGTAATGAGTTACACAGGCATTATCCTTTTTCTTTCCCCCAAAGGCAGAGTAGCCAACTGGACGAACTGGGAGATTTTAGGGCTTGATAAAACACACTATACTCATTTACATGTAACCTTTATGGTGCTTTTTTTGGTAGGTATGCTTTTTCATATTTATCTTAATTGGAATGCACTTATCAACTATTTGATGAACAAATCACGAGAGTTTTCACTGTTTACTAAAGAGTTTCTTTTAGCCCTTGGATTGAATCTTCTTTTTCTTTTTGGAACCCTTTATTATTGGGTACCATTCGAACAATTTTTGGATTTTCAAGATGAGATAAAAGCCTCTTGGGAAAAAAAAGCCGATCAAGCACCTTATGGACATGCTGAACTCTCAAGTTTAGAAGAGTTTTCACAGCGTACTAATAGCAATGTTATTACCATCATGTCACAACTGAACGCTCATCAAATTCAAGGTGCCACGCTTACAAAATCTATTGCACAAATTGCAAAAGAAAACGGCAAATCTCCCGCACAAATTTTTGATATCATTAACACCAAACCTCAACCTCAAAGTTCTTCTTCTGGTGGAGGATATGGTAAATTAACCCTTAAAGAAGCAAGCATACAACAAGCATTTGAGCTTGAAAAAGCACTACAAATTATCCACGAAAAAGGCTTTAATGCAACAGAGAATTCAACACTGAAAGAGTGTGCAGAAGCTTTACATGTAAAGCCTATCGAGCTCTTAGAATTACTTAAAACAATCCAAACGAAGGAGTCAAAATGA